A region from the Rosa rugosa chromosome 6, drRosRugo1.1, whole genome shotgun sequence genome encodes:
- the LOC133718305 gene encoding protein RDM16 isoform X2 gives MQPPSASTGMLHPPVPSTISGTSGMTGLTGEKYEAVKLAQERAARMGFRHDPEFAPVINLFPGQVATDVVPPQKPTKAPVLRLDALGREIDEHGNVVNVTKPNNLSTLKVNINKQKKDAFQILKPEVDMDPESNPFFDPKMGINMTKIMRPKRMNFQFVEEGKWSKDAEHMKLKSKFGELQAKEHRAKQAQLAKAKAAPDTNPNLIEVAERVITKEKPKDPIPEVEWWDVSFLQSGTYGELVDGRIPEDRLKLDKITIYVEHPQPIEPPVEPAPPPPQPLKLTKKEQKKLRTQRRLAREKDKQEMIRQGLIEPPKSKVKMSNLMKVLGSEATQDPTRLEKEIRSAAAEREQAHIDRNIARKLTPAERREKKERKLFDDPNNVDTIVSVYKINDLSHPKARFKIDVNARENRLTGCAVISDGMNVVAVEGGSKSIKRYAKVMLRRINWAEAVKEEEEDEEENDDKPPNKCVLVWQGSVARPSFNRFLVHECMTEAAGRKFFADAGVAHYWDLAVNFADDD, from the exons ATGCAACCTCCATCTGCAAGTACAGGAATGTTGCATCCCCCTGTGCCATCAACAATTAGTGGTACAAGTGGGATGACTGGTCTGACTGGTGAAAAATATGAAGCTGTAAAACTTGCACAGGAGCGGGCTGCCAGGATGGGCTTTCGCCATGACCCAGAATTTGCTCCTGTTATAAACTTGTTCCCAGGACAGGTGGCAACAGATGTTGTTCCCCCTCAGAAGCCTACCAAGGCCCCTGTTCTTCGACTTGATGCCCTTGGAAGGGAAATAGATGAACATGGAAATGTAGTCAATGTGACTAAACCAAACAACCTCAGCACTTTAAAG GTCAACATTAACAAACAGAAGAAAGACGCATTCCAAATTCTTAAACCTGAAGTCGATATGGATCCTGAATCAAATCCTTTTTTTGACCCGAAGATGGGCATTAATATGACGAAGATTATGAGGCCAAAGAGGATGAACTTCCAGTTTGTAGAGGAAGGGAAGTGGTCAAAAGATGCTGAACATATGAAGTTGAAG AGTAAATTTGGGGAATTACAAGCAAAAGAGCATAGGGCGAAGCAGGCCCAGTTGGCAAAGGCAAAGGCAGCACCTGATACAAATCCAAATTTGATAGAGGTAGCAGAAAGAGTCATCACCAAAGAAAAACCGAAGGATCCAATTCCTGAAGTTGAGTGGTG GGATGTGTCCTTTTTACAATCTGGTACTTATGGCGAGCTTGTTGATGGTAGAATACCTGAAGACAGATTAAAGTTGGACAAAATCACCATCTATGTTGAACATCCTCAGCCCATTGAGCCCCCTGTGGAGCCAGCTCCTCCACCACCTCAACCATTAAAGTTGACCAAGAAAGAGCAGAAAAAACTACGCACACAGCGTCGTCTTGCTAGAGAGAAAGATAAGCAGGAGATGATTAGACAGGGTCTGATTGAACCTCCCAAGTCAAAAGTTAAAATGAGTAATTTGATGAAAGTTCTTGGATCTGAAGCAACCCAAGATCCAACCAGACTGGAAAAGGAGATCCGGAGTGCAGCTGCTGAACGTGAACAAGCTCATATAGACAGGAATATTGCCCGCAAGCTCACTCCTGCGGAGCGCcgggagaagaaagagaggaagCTTTTTGATGATCCAAATAATGTGGATACCATAGTCTCAGTTTATAAAATCAATGATCTATCTCATCCAAAGGCCCGCTTTAAGATTGATGTTAATGCCAGAGAGAATCGGCTGACTGGATGTGCTGTGATCTCAGATGGTATGAATGTTGTGGCTGTTGAAGGTGGAAGCAAATCTATCAAAAGGTATGCAAAGGTCATGCTTCGGCGCATAAACTGGGCTGAGGCTGtgaaagaggaggaagaagatgaagaagaaaatgatgataAGCCTCCTAACAAGTGTGTCTTGGTGTGGCAAGGAAGTGTTGCCAGGCCTAGTTTCAATAGATTTTTGGTTCATGAATGCATGACTGAAGCTGCTGGTCGAAAGTTCTTTGCTGATGCTGGCGTTGCTCATTACTGGGATCTTGCAGTCAACTTTGCAGATGATGACTAG